One stretch of Scyliorhinus canicula chromosome 7, sScyCan1.1, whole genome shotgun sequence DNA includes these proteins:
- the nfkbiz gene encoding NF-kappa-B inhibitor zeta, giving the protein MIVDRGSENGGEQKSCLMSSPINLGYFYQSSPAASEPSSPATPTSPQSDSESQSGASDGGAQSAAHFGRSQRRPFQGVRVKNPVKELLNNFRSTRKGSNLENYPPQLNSLEEQFSQIRSLLGGGKRSALENLTDTPPYKRSPVHASSYLLTPPQTPNSVENSDGAHKAEPRNDVNPDALQDIIKMLQNDTHPISLNTVQVNWTSFAKDDNVFQGERGVHTDGYMQDLQHNQLTQCQELQQFQVRSPLQLTGQHKGFQHFQGVDHSPNLQHVLNPGAVQWDQVSNEFPQFMENFQVHPNPLLSEEYPILQGQSVGGQPSPEFYIPACSSLQPNLPEDAPHPASMYYPMQSPGKSFFQWQIEQEENKLSNLTQEQLISKDSDGDTLLHIAVAQGRRALAYVLGKKMAAINMMDVKEHNGQSALQVAVAANQHLIVQDLVSLGAQMNTSDRWGRTPLHVVAEKGFVQVLVAIEKGMALSYQHLNLEATNFDGMTALHCAVHAQNRVLHELQNKICRQPPSVEDQELAVKSKSLLETIKTLLHMGASIETLDRKSGRTPLHLAAEEANVDILRHFLEQPTSLNVVNAKAYNGNTALHVAAGMQDRVSQVDAVRLLMRKGADPSARNLENEQPVHLVPDGARGEEVKRILKGKAVQSRMHLF; this is encoded by the exons ATGATTGTGGACAGAGGCAGTGAGAACGGCGGCGAGCAGAAGAGCTGTCTGATGTCGAGTCCCATCAACCTGGGCTACTTCTACCAGAGCTCCCCGGCAGCCAGTGAGCCGAGCTCTCCGGCCACCCCCACCTCGCCGCAGTCAGACTCCGAGTCTCAGAGTGGAGCCTCGGATGGGGGCGCTCAGTCCGCAG ctcactttGGGAGGTCTCAGAGGCGACCCTTccaaggagttcgagtgaagaATCCAGTCAAGGAACTCCTtaacaatttcaggagcacccgcAAAGGCAGCAACCTGGAAAATTATCCG CCCCAGTTGAATTCATTGGAAGAACAGTTTTCTC AAATAAGAAGTCTCCTGGGTGGGGGAAAAAGATCTGCTTTGGAAAATCTGACTGATACACCTCCTTATAAACGATCACCAGTTCATGCATCATCATATTTGCTG ACTCCGCCCCAGACACCCAACTCTGTTGAGAATTCAGATGGAGCCCATAAAGCTGAACCAAGGAATGATGTAAACCCGGATGCTCTTCAGGACATAATAAAAATGTTGCAGAATGACACCCATCCAATCTCCCTGAATACAGTCCAGGTCAACTGGACCAGTTTTGCCAAAGATGACAATGTTTTTCAGGGAGAAAGAGGAGTGCACACAGATGGTTATATGCAGGACCTCCAACATAACCAGCTAACCCAGTGCCAGGAATTGCAGCAATTCCAAGTCCGTAGTCCTCTTCAACTCACTGGACAGCATAAAGGGTTTCAACATTTTCAAGGCGTAGATCATTCACCAAATCTCCAGCATGTACTTAACCCTGGAGCTGTCCAGTGGGATCAGGTGTCAAATGAATTTCCACAGTTTATGGAAAATTTTCAAGTGCACCCTAACCCTCTTCTGTCTGAGGAGTACCCTATTCTTCAAGGCCAATCCGTGGGTGGTCAACCATCACCAGAATTTTATATCCCAGCTTGCAGCTCCCTGCAACCCAACCTTCCGGAAGATGCACCTCATCCTGCTTCTATGTACtatccaatgcaatctccaggcaagtctttctttcaatgGCAAATTGAACAAGAGGAAAATAAATTATCCAACCTTACTCAAGAGCAACTTATTTCCAAAGACTCTGATGGTGATAC TCTACTGCATATTGCTGTTGCACAAGGCAGACGCGCTCTTGCATATGTCCTTGGGAAGAAAATGGCTGCGATTAACATGATGGATGTTAAAGAACACAATGGCCAG AGTGCTTTGCAAGTAGCTGTTGCTGCTAACCAACATCTGATTGTTCAGGATCTGGTCAGCCTTGGAGCACAAATGAACACTTCAGATCGCTGGGGCAGAACACCACTGCATGTGGTCGCAGAAAAGGGTTTTGTTCAAGTGCTTGTG GCTATTGAaaagggaatggcactaagttacCAGCATCTCAATCTTGAAGCTACAAACTTTGATG GTATGACTGCTCTGCACTGTGCTGTTCACGCCCAGAACCGTGTGCTGCATGAGCTACAAAACAAAATTTGTCGGCAGCCTCCATCTGTTGAGGACCAGGAACTAGCCGTGAAAAGCAAGAGCTTGTTGGAAACAATTAAAACACTTTTGCACATGGGAGCATCTATTGAAACTCTG GATCGGAAGAGTGGTCGTACACCTCTGCACTTGGCTGCTGAGGAAGCAAATGTTGACATTCTACGTCACTTTCTTGAGCAACCAACCAGCCTTAATGTTGTAAATGCCAAG GCATATAATGGCAACACTGCTCTTCATGTCGCAGCGGGCATGCAAGACCGGGTTAGTCAGGTTGACGCTGTCCGACTTCTGATGAGAAAGGGCGCTGATCCGAGTGCCAGAAACCTGGAGAATGAGCAGCCAGTGCACCTGGTGccagatggtgcaagaggagaaGAG GTTAAGCGCATTTTGAAGGGAAAAGCTGTCCAGTCAAGAATGCATCTCTTCTGA